One genomic segment of Flagellimonas marinaquae includes these proteins:
- a CDS encoding response regulator: MYKDTSILVVDDNRQVLELVNHVLAEVGYNISFIPKGQFLFQRLASQKFDLVLLDINLPGVSGLELLQQVKSDSVYKSIPVIIISAEEEDETLAKCFDLGASDYIKKPIHHEILKARVQSVISASRFHQNAIHQQKQEALRARMKMLSSQMNPHFIFNSLSSIQEFVLANETERVLDYLSEFAGLMRQNLENSMLAHITLSKELQFLDTYLKLERTRFNNIFEYRIDIDVEAPENIMIPPMLLQPYLENAIIHGLRKSTGPGRLLLKVREKGNTIHCTIEDNGIGRALASAISESRHRSIAMSNIEARLELLNMEFGQDLFSVEVVDLEKKGKPSGTKVELCFPNDLH, encoded by the coding sequence ATGTATAAGGATACTTCTATTTTGGTTGTGGATGACAACCGACAGGTATTGGAACTGGTAAACCATGTCTTGGCCGAAGTAGGCTATAACATCTCTTTTATCCCAAAAGGACAGTTTTTGTTCCAACGATTGGCAAGCCAAAAATTTGATTTGGTACTGTTGGATATCAACCTTCCAGGTGTTAGCGGTCTGGAACTCTTGCAACAGGTCAAATCGGATTCTGTTTATAAATCAATTCCGGTAATCATTATTAGTGCTGAGGAAGAAGATGAAACTTTGGCAAAATGTTTTGATCTTGGAGCAAGCGATTATATCAAAAAACCGATTCATCACGAAATTCTAAAAGCTAGGGTTCAGTCCGTTATTTCGGCATCTCGATTCCATCAAAATGCGATCCATCAACAAAAACAGGAAGCCTTGCGAGCCCGGATGAAGATGTTGTCCTCCCAAATGAACCCACATTTTATTTTCAATTCTCTGTCGTCCATCCAAGAATTTGTACTGGCAAACGAAACCGAAAGGGTATTGGATTATCTATCGGAGTTTGCTGGATTAATGCGACAAAACCTGGAGAATTCCATGCTTGCCCATATAACTCTATCCAAGGAGCTACAGTTTTTGGATACCTACTTAAAACTGGAAAGAACCCGCTTCAACAATATATTCGAATATAGGATTGATATAGATGTTGAGGCTCCAGAAAATATTATGATTCCACCTATGCTCCTGCAGCCCTATCTGGAGAATGCGATTATTCATGGTCTTCGTAAATCCACTGGACCGGGAAGGTTGCTTTTAAAGGTTAGGGAAAAAGGGAATACCATACATTGTACAATAGAGGACAATGGTATTGGAAGAGCATTGGCTTCGGCTATCTCGGAGAGCCGGCATAGATCTATCGCCATGTCCAATATTGAGGCGCGCCTAGAGCTCTTGAACATGGAATTTGGACAGGATTTGTTCAGTGTCGAGGTCGTGGACCTGGAAAAGAAAGGTAAGCCTTCTGGTACAAAAGTTGAGCTCTGCTTTCCAAACGATTTACACTAA
- a CDS encoding LytR/AlgR family response regulator transcription factor, which produces MTLQIRSIIVDDEQRHHDILGKMLTTFCPNIELVGDAFSVEEAVGLINTEQPALVFLDIEMPEGNGFTLFDHFPEPNFEVIFTTAHDLYAINAIKYAALDYLLKPINIQELKNAVSRAGKILAKQAPSREEEYQVLRENTKLQDHNYTKIALRSSEGIDFVEANRLLRVEANHVYSNFYLDNGKMIMVSKPLGEFEPLLESFNFFRVHKSHMVNLNHVEKYVKGKGGYLVLKDGSHVDVSVRKKEALLKKLV; this is translated from the coding sequence ATGACCCTTCAAATCCGTTCCATTATTGTGGATGATGAACAACGTCACCATGATATTCTTGGAAAGATGTTGACTACATTTTGCCCTAATATTGAGCTGGTTGGCGATGCTTTTTCTGTGGAAGAAGCTGTGGGCCTGATCAACACGGAACAGCCTGCTTTGGTGTTTTTGGATATTGAAATGCCCGAGGGCAATGGATTTACCTTGTTCGACCATTTTCCGGAACCTAATTTTGAAGTGATTTTTACAACAGCACATGATCTTTATGCCATAAATGCCATTAAGTATGCTGCACTGGATTATCTTTTAAAGCCCATAAACATTCAAGAACTGAAAAACGCTGTATCTCGGGCAGGTAAAATTTTGGCCAAGCAGGCACCCTCCAGGGAAGAAGAATATCAGGTACTTAGGGAAAATACCAAATTGCAGGACCATAATTATACCAAAATAGCCCTACGCTCGTCGGAAGGCATTGATTTTGTGGAAGCCAATCGATTGCTGCGCGTAGAAGCCAACCATGTGTATTCCAACTTTTACCTGGATAACGGAAAAATGATCATGGTTTCCAAACCTTTGGGAGAATTTGAACCTTTACTGGAGTCCTTTAATTTTTTCAGGGTACATAAATCCCATATGGTCAACCTTAACCATGTAGAAAAATATGTTAAGGGCAAAGGGGGATATCTTGTTTTAAAAGATGGATCCCATGTGGATGTATCGGTCAGGAAAAAGGAAGCCCTTCTAAAAAAATTAGTGTAA
- a CDS encoding peroxiredoxin, which translates to MTLGIGSLAPDFKAVTTEGEIQFYDWLGESWGLFFSHPEDYTPICTTELGMVAQLEEEFVKRNMKAIALSVDDLDSHLGWKSDIENSMNVTVRFPIIADAKAEIAHKFGMIQQGASDKKTVRSVFIIDPDKRIQLHLTYPMFIGRNFDEILRAIDALQLHAEHQVLTPANWKPADDVIIDPSMPEEEKEAKFPDRKVQGASYLQFSSDPSKKK; encoded by the coding sequence ATGACTTTAGGCATTGGCAGTTTGGCGCCCGATTTTAAGGCAGTCACCACAGAGGGAGAAATCCAATTTTACGACTGGTTGGGTGAGTCTTGGGGGTTGTTTTTTTCTCATCCAGAGGATTACACGCCCATTTGTACCACCGAACTGGGCATGGTAGCACAATTGGAAGAGGAATTCGTGAAAAGGAACATGAAAGCTATTGCGTTGAGTGTTGATGACCTGGATTCCCATTTGGGTTGGAAATCGGATATTGAAAATTCCATGAACGTTACCGTGAGATTCCCAATTATTGCTGATGCAAAGGCCGAGATTGCCCATAAATTTGGAATGATCCAACAAGGTGCTTCCGATAAAAAAACAGTGCGGTCCGTTTTTATAATAGACCCTGATAAACGGATACAGCTTCATCTTACCTATCCCATGTTCATCGGTAGAAATTTTGATGAAATATTAAGGGCAATAGACGCACTGCAACTACATGCGGAACACCAGGTACTTACACCGGCCAATTGGAAGCCAGCTGATGATGTTATTATAGACCCATCCATGCCCGAAGAGGAAAAGGAAGCTAAATTTCCGGACAGAAAGGTGCAGGGAGCATCGTATCTTCAATTTTCCAGTGACCCATCCAAGAAGAAATAA